In a genomic window of Cyanobacteria bacterium FACHB-DQ100:
- the argB gene encoding acetylglutamate kinase: protein MLNPSESHDNSAETRVRILSEALPYIQQFSGRTIVVKYGGAAMKDSTLKEKVIRDVVFMACVGLRPILVHGGGPEINSWLDKLGIEAQFKNGLRVTDAPTMDVVEMVLVGRVNKEIVALINQAGGSAVGLCGKDGGLFEARPSDEEGIGFVGEVTRVNPQILETLVKDGHIPVVSSVSADEFGQAYNINADTVAGEIAAALGAEKLILLTDTAGILRDYKDPSTLIPRLDIQKARKLIDEGVVSGGMIPKVNCCVRSLAQGVKAAHIVDGRMPHSLLLEIFTDEGTGSMIVGSEFMM, encoded by the coding sequence ATGCTCAACCCCAGCGAATCTCACGACAACTCGGCAGAAACTCGTGTCCGTATTCTCAGCGAAGCCCTCCCCTACATTCAGCAGTTCAGTGGCCGCACGATCGTGGTGAAATACGGCGGTGCAGCAATGAAGGACAGCACCCTCAAAGAAAAAGTGATTCGCGATGTAGTGTTTATGGCGTGTGTGGGGCTGCGTCCGATTCTGGTACATGGCGGTGGGCCTGAGATCAACTCATGGCTGGATAAATTAGGCATCGAAGCTCAGTTCAAGAATGGCTTGCGTGTCACCGATGCCCCCACAATGGATGTCGTGGAAATGGTGTTAGTTGGTCGCGTTAACAAAGAAATTGTGGCGCTGATCAATCAAGCGGGGGGTTCTGCTGTAGGATTGTGCGGCAAAGATGGCGGACTGTTTGAAGCGCGTCCGAGTGACGAAGAAGGGATTGGCTTTGTCGGAGAAGTGACACGGGTGAATCCTCAGATTCTCGAAACGCTAGTGAAAGATGGTCATATTCCCGTCGTTTCGAGTGTGTCAGCCGATGAATTCGGACAAGCATATAACATTAATGCTGATACGGTTGCGGGTGAGATTGCAGCAGCATTGGGCGCTGAGAAATTAATTTTGCTCACCGATACCGCAGGCATTCTGCGCGACTACAAAGACCCGTCTACGCTGATTCCGCGTCTCGACATCCAGAAGGCACGAAAACTAATCGATGAAGGGGTCGTTTCGGGGGGAATGATTCCGAAGGTGAATTGTTGTGTACGATCGCTAGCACAAGGGGTGAAAGCGGCACACATTGTCGATGGACGGATGCCGCATTCGCTATTGCTCGAAATCTTCACCGATGAAGGCACTGGATCGATGATTGTGGGTTCAGAATTCATGATGTAG
- a CDS encoding Uma2 family endonuclease, which produces MSIAAASSISLEVFLENPIDHAEWIDGQIFEKKEMSAKTGRIQARLARYWGNYQESSQQGGEVYTETPCRTVGRVRCPDVAYLSPALVAQHGNFKVLPHSFLLIAEIISPTDEAEEVFTKVREYLASQCQEVWLVFPESQYVLVITADRQVLKTLGETVTTQKVLQGFSVSVDELLA; this is translated from the coding sequence ATGTCGATCGCCGCTGCTTCCTCAATTTCGCTCGAAGTGTTCTTAGAGAACCCGATCGACCATGCCGAATGGATCGACGGACAGATATTCGAGAAGAAAGAGATGAGCGCAAAGACAGGACGAATTCAAGCTAGGCTCGCTCGGTATTGGGGGAACTATCAGGAATCTAGCCAGCAAGGAGGAGAAGTCTACACGGAAACGCCTTGTCGAACGGTTGGTAGAGTCCGATGCCCGGATGTTGCTTACCTTTCACCTGCGCTCGTGGCTCAACATGGAAATTTCAAGGTTCTGCCTCACAGCTTTCTACTGATCGCTGAAATTATTTCTCCGACTGATGAGGCGGAAGAAGTTTTTACCAAAGTTCGTGAATACTTAGCGTCTCAGTGTCAGGAAGTCTGGCTTGTGTTTCCAGAAAGTCAGTATGTTTTAGTGATTACAGCAGACCGTCAAGTTCTAAAAACGTTGGGCGAAACTGTAACCACTCAGAAAGTATTGCAGGGATTTAGCGTTTCTGTGGATGAGTTATTAGCATGA
- a CDS encoding thiazole synthase: MQTLDKPLEKSLDDDLIIAGRKFHSRLMTGTGKYRNFDEMRQSIAASGCGIVTVAVRRVQTNAPGHEGLAEAIDWSKIWMLPNTAGCQTAEDAIRVARLGREMAKLLGQEDNNFVKLEVIPDTKYLLPDPIGTLEAAEQLVKEGFAVLPYINADPLLAKRLEEAGCATVMPLGSPIGSGQGIRNTANIQIIIENAKIPVVVDAGIGTPSEAAQAMEMGADALLINTAIAQAANPAAMAQAMNLATVAGRLAYQAGRIPVKAYASASSPMTGRINA, from the coding sequence ATGCAAACTTTAGACAAGCCCCTAGAAAAATCCTTAGACGATGATTTGATCATTGCGGGGCGTAAATTCCACTCTCGCCTGATGACGGGCACTGGAAAATATCGCAATTTTGATGAAATGCGTCAGAGTATTGCAGCGAGTGGCTGTGGAATCGTCACGGTTGCAGTCCGACGAGTGCAAACGAATGCACCGGGACATGAAGGACTCGCAGAAGCGATCGACTGGAGCAAAATTTGGATGTTGCCAAATACCGCAGGCTGTCAGACCGCAGAAGACGCAATCCGCGTGGCAAGATTGGGGCGAGAAATGGCGAAGCTTTTGGGACAAGAAGACAATAATTTCGTCAAGCTCGAAGTGATTCCCGACACGAAGTATCTTTTGCCTGATCCGATCGGCACTCTCGAAGCGGCTGAACAGTTGGTAAAAGAAGGCTTTGCGGTTCTCCCTTACATCAATGCTGATCCACTCTTGGCAAAGCGGCTCGAAGAAGCCGGATGTGCCACTGTGATGCCGTTAGGATCGCCGATCGGCTCTGGTCAAGGCATTCGCAACACCGCTAATATTCAAATCATTATCGAGAATGCGAAAATTCCGGTGGTCGTCGATGCCGGAATCGGGACACCAAGCGAAGCGGCGCAAGCGATGGAAATGGGAGCCGATGCGCTATTGATTAATACCGCGATCGCACAAGCCGCAAATCCCGCAGCAATGGCACAGGCGATGAATCTTGCCACGGTTGCCGGACGGTTGGCATATCAAGCGGGCAGAATTCCGGTGAAAGCCTACGCGAGCGCCAGTTCTCCCATGACGGGCAGAATAAACGCTTAA
- a CDS encoding tetratricopeptide repeat protein gives MLMSAVDRHSAQEIPVTEIISPGSSTLNQQIYVRLRLALSLNLRRQVLIAVCDDSALRNQFAAQLEADITTDPLQNGSTTCFTSFGLNLDNPDVLEQIQQQPAARIGTLSVQVTGIDRLTRQSVYIQRIFLNSLSTIAQQIPTLDFNLVLWVTRPWCRAIQQSAPEFWQWHTGLFEFEGDPFGQNLTPPSTSGTSNGYRKFKLDSDLTDFVLAAVMQTIDLDDQTALAQVLESNHPDTEPLRILHQIEELHQARSSADAIAALYRQLGDWYRDRLDPSRPAAQSLTIVIRAYEQALKLVDMKSDEVPDLLNDIANLYWIKARSGSGSAVTNLEKALKAYQFALDRTSPEIQPQTYAMIQNNLGSVYSDLASQQSPEENLRAAVMAYQASIQYRSFETDPARYAATQNNLGTAFWNLAQHQSPMLNLQSAVDAYNEALRYYTPEQEPLHYAMLQNNLGTAYWNLSRCEQAVEALAKAEEFLQLAIGAYRVALIYRTLEAAPLAYAATQNNLGTAYWHLASQESTQSEERSIYLLCAIDAYQEALSAVQYLAAASTDHAPPLSFDISATHHHIGLAYYQTAIDTQCELELAERTKFLHHALRHQVYAAQGWGTHPDFQSSAIAQFSQIVKAIYEREGIQGQTQALSQLPPAFLPQVMRQL, from the coding sequence ATGCTGATGTCGGCTGTCGATCGTCACTCCGCCCAAGAAATTCCTGTGACTGAGATCATCTCTCCAGGTTCATCAACCCTGAACCAACAGATCTATGTCCGCTTACGGCTGGCGTTGAGTCTGAATCTGCGTCGGCAGGTTTTGATTGCCGTTTGTGATGATAGCGCGCTGCGGAATCAGTTTGCGGCTCAGCTTGAAGCGGACATTACAACCGACCCGCTCCAGAACGGTAGCACGACCTGCTTTACCAGTTTTGGGCTGAATTTAGACAATCCTGATGTTCTCGAACAGATTCAGCAGCAGCCTGCAGCCAGAATCGGCACGCTGAGTGTTCAAGTGACGGGCATCGATCGCTTAACCCGTCAATCTGTTTATATTCAGCGCATCTTCTTGAACTCGCTCTCGACGATCGCTCAGCAAATCCCAACGCTAGACTTCAATCTGGTTTTGTGGGTCACGCGCCCTTGGTGTCGAGCCATTCAACAATCTGCACCTGAATTCTGGCAGTGGCACACGGGTTTATTTGAGTTTGAAGGTGATCCATTCGGGCAAAATCTCACGCCGCCAAGCACCAGCGGAACATCGAACGGCTACCGCAAATTTAAGCTCGATTCTGATCTGACAGACTTTGTGCTGGCAGCGGTGATGCAGACGATCGATCTCGACGATCAAACGGCACTGGCTCAGGTTCTAGAATCCAATCATCCTGATACAGAACCCCTGCGAATTCTGCACCAGATCGAAGAGTTGCATCAAGCGCGATCGTCTGCGGACGCGATCGCAGCCCTGTATCGCCAACTCGGAGACTGGTATCGCGATCGTCTCGATCCGAGTCGTCCTGCGGCTCAATCTTTAACGATCGTGATTCGCGCTTATGAGCAAGCGCTGAAGCTGGTCGATATGAAATCGGACGAAGTGCCCGACCTGCTCAACGACATTGCCAATTTGTACTGGATCAAAGCGCGAAGCGGCAGTGGTTCAGCGGTTACGAATTTGGAGAAAGCGCTGAAAGCGTATCAGTTTGCCCTCGATCGCACGAGTCCGGAGATTCAGCCGCAAACCTACGCAATGATTCAGAATAATCTGGGTTCTGTGTACAGCGATCTAGCGAGTCAGCAATCACCGGAAGAGAATTTGCGAGCCGCAGTCATGGCGTATCAAGCTTCGATTCAGTATCGATCGTTTGAAACTGACCCCGCTCGCTACGCTGCCACCCAGAATAACTTAGGCACCGCATTTTGGAACTTAGCGCAGCATCAATCCCCAATGCTCAATCTGCAATCTGCAGTTGATGCCTACAACGAAGCGCTCCGTTACTACACACCAGAGCAGGAACCGCTTCATTATGCGATGCTGCAAAACAATCTCGGCACTGCGTATTGGAACCTATCGCGCTGTGAACAAGCGGTAGAAGCACTCGCAAAAGCAGAAGAGTTTTTACAGTTAGCGATCGGTGCCTATCGGGTTGCTTTGATTTATCGCACCCTTGAAGCTGCCCCGCTTGCTTATGCTGCTACGCAAAATAACCTCGGCACGGCTTACTGGCATCTTGCGAGTCAAGAATCGACGCAGAGCGAAGAGCGATCAATCTACCTGCTGTGCGCGATCGATGCCTATCAAGAAGCTCTCAGTGCAGTGCAATATCTTGCTGCTGCCAGTACCGATCACGCGCCGCCTTTGAGCTTTGACATTTCTGCCACCCATCACCATATCGGGCTTGCCTATTATCAAACCGCGATCGATACCCAGTGTGAATTAGAGCTTGCAGAGCGCACGAAGTTTTTACACCACGCACTCCGGCATCAAGTTTATGCCGCTCAAGGCTGGGGAACTCATCCCGACTTTCAATCGAGTGCGATCGCGCAATTTAGTCAAATCGTTAAAGCTATCTATGAGCGAGAAGGAATTCAGGGACAAACCCAAGCCCTATCGCAACTTCCGCCCGCCTTCTTGCCTCAAGTCATGCGGCAGCTTTAA
- a CDS encoding alpha/beta fold hydrolase, which translates to MPNFFTQIGYSVSANSLPLQTRLQENRLPVRNEGCRSQFLLHSAPTPKVCLFFHGFTAAPYQFLPMGRAFYQAGYNVIIPRLPGHGRAGDWNGKNPPPLPEDAEVYKQFALSWLRHAQSFGNEVVVGGLSGGGTLAAWLALEKASQIDRALLFAAYLSSSNKVIDLFVKVLNTYFEWQTDEPGEPIGYKGFTFPDLRVFLDIGSEVLKRSRTAASPPMFVISTETDRAVSNPDHETLVENLLPRQPKTWYYCFDRALNIPHTMMTKAEGNRWESLLNVIAKAFVQSDLTWAEIEEIAYRMTEGKTCNQAVAELGLTRKASPDLPALITMLDKREIMIKRNPSWDSEIS; encoded by the coding sequence ATGCCTAATTTTTTCACCCAAATCGGCTATTCTGTTTCCGCTAATTCGCTGCCTTTACAGACGAGACTGCAAGAAAATCGGCTTCCAGTACGGAATGAGGGATGTCGATCGCAGTTTTTGCTGCATTCTGCACCGACTCCGAAAGTGTGTTTATTCTTTCACGGGTTTACAGCGGCTCCTTATCAGTTTCTGCCGATGGGCAGGGCGTTTTATCAGGCAGGCTATAACGTGATCATTCCACGCTTGCCGGGGCATGGTCGGGCAGGCGATTGGAACGGGAAAAATCCGCCCCCGTTGCCAGAAGATGCAGAGGTTTACAAGCAATTTGCGCTCTCGTGGTTGCGCCATGCTCAGAGCTTCGGAAATGAAGTTGTGGTCGGTGGACTTTCGGGCGGCGGAACGTTGGCGGCATGGTTGGCACTGGAAAAAGCCAGCCAAATCGATCGCGCTCTACTCTTCGCGGCGTATCTCAGCAGCAGTAATAAAGTCATCGATTTGTTTGTCAAAGTGCTGAACACTTATTTTGAGTGGCAGACCGATGAACCCGGAGAGCCGATCGGCTACAAAGGCTTCACGTTTCCGGATCTGCGAGTGTTTCTCGACATCGGCAGCGAGGTGTTGAAGCGATCGAGAACTGCCGCTTCTCCGCCGATGTTTGTGATTTCCACCGAAACCGATCGCGCCGTGAGCAATCCGGATCACGAAACCCTGGTTGAAAACCTTTTACCGCGCCAACCGAAGACTTGGTACTACTGCTTCGATCGTGCCCTCAACATTCCACATACGATGATGACCAAGGCTGAGGGCAACCGTTGGGAAAGTTTACTGAACGTGATAGCTAAAGCGTTTGTGCAAAGTGACTTAACCTGGGCAGAGATTGAAGAAATCGCCTACCGCATGACGGAGGGTAAAACTTGTAATCAAGCGGTTGCAGAATTAGGGCTGACCCGTAAAGCATCGCCAGATCTGCCTGCGTTGATCACGATGCTTGATAAGCGCGAAATCATGATCAAGCGCAATCCAAGCTGGGATAGTGAGATTAGCTAA
- a CDS encoding HNH endonuclease: MRNAVEDQNLEALFKQADKIGKKRYHKLTAQDFENYCKFDYWRYINGDYECGTTQASRDWVHEHSDLYCPICDRKFNTRGGKTIDHKLPRAQYPWLSMNFHNLWVICQLCNQEKSDMHWYEYEHYIFVHYPHLYTNVQAARPTTLLKTLKE, from the coding sequence GTGAGAAATGCTGTGGAAGATCAAAATCTAGAAGCATTATTCAAGCAAGCAGACAAAATAGGTAAAAAGCGATATCACAAGCTCACTGCACAGGATTTTGAAAATTACTGCAAATTCGACTACTGGCGGTACATCAATGGCGACTACGAATGCGGCACGACTCAAGCAAGCCGTGACTGGGTACACGAACACTCGGATCTGTACTGTCCCATTTGCGATCGCAAATTCAATACCAGAGGCGGCAAAACGATCGATCACAAACTGCCACGCGCTCAATATCCTTGGTTATCGATGAATTTCCATAATTTGTGGGTGATTTGTCAACTGTGTAACCAAGAAAAGAGTGATATGCACTGGTACGAATACGAGCACTATATTTTTGTGCATTACCCACACCTGTACACCAACGTGCAAGCCGCTCGTCCAACCACTCTGCTAAAAACGCTGAAGGAATGA
- a CDS encoding ssl1498 family light-harvesting-like protein, with translation MRYVKEEGGLLNNFAIEPKMYEAEPPTQNQKRNYIFLAIGGAILIGGLMAVAIAVS, from the coding sequence ATGCGATACGTCAAGGAAGAGGGTGGCTTGCTGAATAATTTTGCGATCGAGCCGAAGATGTACGAGGCAGAACCGCCGACCCAAAACCAAAAGCGCAACTACATCTTTCTGGCGATTGGCGGCGCGATTTTGATTGGTGGTTTGATGGCTGTCGCGATCGCCGTTTCCTAA